The Chitinophagales bacterium genome includes a region encoding these proteins:
- a CDS encoding aldo/keto reductase, giving the protein MEYRRMGKTGLQLSVLSYGSWVTFAKQIDDGVSDRLMSLAYDNGINFFDNAEVYSRGESEKMMGRVLKSKNWERSSYVVSSKVFFGWRGEANKPNQTGLSRKHIVEACDEALERLQVDHLDLFFCHRPDKNTPIEEVVWTMNQLINRGKILYWGTSEWSGPEIMEAHMVAKDLRLIGPAMEQPQYNLFERHKMEVDYYTIFKNIGMGTTIWSPLASGLLTGKYNDGIPENSRLGLQGFEWLKDRTLSEARIQNVRELGNVAKDLDTTLATLSIAWCIKNPNVTTAILGATKEAQLTENLKALDVLPKLTDEVMERIDGIMGTKPVMPQY; this is encoded by the coding sequence ATGGAATACAGGAGAATGGGCAAAACGGGTCTGCAATTGAGCGTATTATCTTACGGCTCCTGGGTGACCTTCGCCAAACAAATAGATGATGGGGTATCAGACAGGCTGATGAGCCTGGCTTACGACAATGGCATCAACTTTTTCGATAATGCGGAAGTGTACTCGCGTGGTGAGTCGGAAAAAATGATGGGTCGTGTGCTGAAAAGTAAGAACTGGGAGCGCTCATCCTATGTGGTCAGCAGTAAGGTATTCTTCGGCTGGCGCGGCGAGGCCAACAAGCCTAACCAGACAGGCCTGAGCCGCAAACACATTGTAGAAGCATGCGATGAAGCGCTGGAGCGCCTGCAGGTAGATCACCTGGACCTGTTCTTCTGCCACCGTCCTGATAAGAATACGCCTATTGAGGAAGTAGTATGGACGATGAACCAGCTCATCAACCGTGGAAAAATACTGTACTGGGGCACCAGCGAGTGGAGCGGCCCGGAGATAATGGAAGCCCATATGGTAGCCAAAGACCTGCGCCTGATAGGCCCGGCGATGGAGCAACCGCAGTACAACCTGTTCGAGCGTCATAAAATGGAGGTAGACTACTATACTATCTTTAAGAATATAGGCATGGGCACTACTATCTGGAGCCCGCTGGCCTCAGGTTTGTTAACAGGAAAATACAACGACGGTATACCTGAGAATTCCCGCCTGGGACTGCAAGGCTTTGAATGGCTTAAGGACAGGACACTAAGCGAAGCACGTATACAAAATGTTCGCGAGTTGGGAAATGTAGCTAAAGACTTGGATACCACATTGGCCACACTCAGCATAGCATGGTGCATAAAAAATCCTAATGTAACAACGGCTATACTCGGTGCTACCAAAGAGGCTCAGCTTACAGAGAACCTGAAAGCGCTGGATGTGCTGCCCAAACTGACAGATGAAGTAATGGAGCGTATTGACGGAATAATGGGAACAAAACCCGTTATGCCGCAGTATTAG